In one Dreissena polymorpha isolate Duluth1 chromosome 7, UMN_Dpol_1.0, whole genome shotgun sequence genomic region, the following are encoded:
- the LOC127837481 gene encoding uncharacterized protein LOC127837481, which yields MHTHERLQAMTHAVQDYTVNYNSLKIMIDELRQAVFHASLYLETFKGQLNMLSTGKLFPSLISPIHLKDVLLDIATKVPNNLQLPANPKTDLWHYYQSTSTTVVMSPTTIIITMDIPLLEIGASFEVYEVFNFDMPYSPINETINDNKIHYNMSARYELETKGFLIDQARNHYCLLTNNELKTCQARRTCDVQSPFYQVDMSKLCVIAIMINNTQHIKDYCKVIIHPNTVLPDAKYLGSGNWAIVSRQDLRLVTICQDHSQNKISARAIAPIDIVNVPMNCRAYNEYFTLNAWYINSSQTRLQTDKLDVPTFKGSSIWKPFHTSLVNFTKTEIPHELSNIKEIPMEALITKLQSIRQLNDIDTTSGDFPLWGYIIIGVATALSSGAALLIYCKCKRMTRSNRPIITQFRSANDDMHLGEISPPGYVGVASCDVAHEPLVSEVKKPSAPPQRPRTLSSLYPSLRG from the coding sequence ATGCACACACATGAACGTTTACAGGCAATGACCCATGCTGTTCAAGATTATACGGTTAATTACAACTCCCTGAAGATCATGATTGATGAATTACGTCAGGCTGTTTTCCACGCATCACTATATCTAGAAACTTTTAAAGGACAACTTAATATGCTCAGCACTGGCAAACTTTTTCCATCTCTTATTTCACCTATTCACCTGAAAGACGTACTATTAGACATTGCGACAAAAGTGCCTAATAATTTACAACTACCAGCTAATCCCAAGACCGACCTATGGCATTATTACCAATCTACCTCAACGACCGTCGTAATGTCACCTACTACTATTATCATTACAATGGACATCCCTCTCCTCGAGATAGGAGCTTCTTTCGAGGTATATGAAGTATTCAATTTCGATATGCCCTACTCACCCATTAACGAAACTATCAATGACAATAAGATCCACTATAACATGTCCGCTAGATACGAACTGGAAACTAAGGGCTTCTTGATTGATCAAGCGCGAAATCACTACTGCCTATTGACAAATAACGAACTGAAAACTTGTCAAGCGCGACGTACATGTGACGTACAATCCCCATTCTACCAAGTAGACATGTCTAAATTATGCGTCATAGCCATTATGATTAACAACACTCAGCACATAAAGGATTATTGCAAGGTGATCATACACCCTAACACCGTCTTACCTGATGCCAAATATTTAGGATCTGGTAACTGGGCGATAGTCTCTAGACAAGACCTACGCCTCGTGACGATATGTCAAGatcattcccaaaataaaatatccgcTCGCGCTATCGCTCCCATAGACATTGTTAATGTACCCATGAACTGTCGCGCATACAATGAATACTTTACATTAAATGCCTGGTACATTAACTCCAGTCAAACCCGGCTTCAGACCGATAAACTCGACGTACCTACCTTTAAGGGTTCTTCCATTTGGAAACCATTCCATACCTCTCTCGTTAATTTCACTAAAACCGAAATACCTCATGAActatcaaacatcaaagaaatacctatggaagctttaataacaaaactgcagagtatcagacaattaaatgacattgacaCGACATCAGGTGACTTCCCATTATGGGGTTACATTATCATAGGTGTAGCGACCGCTCTGAGTTCTGGTGCAGCACTccttatttactgtaaatgtaaacgtATGACCCGATCTAATCGTCCCATAATTACCCAATTCCGATCTGCCAACGATGATATGCACCTGGGAGAAATCAGTCCCCCGGGTTATGTGGGCGTGGCTTCCTGTGATGTGGCGCACGAACCTCTCGTCTCTGAGGTCAAAAAGCCCTCGGCACCCCCACAACGACCGAGAACACTGTCATCCCTATACCCGTCTCTACGAGGGTAA